In Hippocampus zosterae strain Florida chromosome 21, ASM2543408v3, whole genome shotgun sequence, the genomic window atttattacacattatAATCTTTGAATACACGAGTGTCATAATAATTTTAAGATATATCATTCAAGGAGATgacatgaaacataaaaataattgtTATTCCATACAAGATATTTACCTGATATGCGTCCATTATGCATGATTTCCcatcaaaattgtccaaatgatTAATGGCCAATTCAATTTGAGTACAATATCGAAAGAAAATCTGGTTTATAGATTCTGAAGAAATATTATGTTggttttttgttgggttttttttggttttgttttttttgtatcgaggaaaaaaaattgccttctTGGGGAATATTTTTGTGTGATATCCAGCAGGACAATGATCTGAAACACACCAACAAGTTTACCTCTGAATGGCTAAAAAAACCCCGAAGGTTTTGGACTGGCCAAGTCAAAGTTTGGATTTAaatccaattgagatgctgtgGCGTGACCGTAAACAGGCAGTTCATAATAGAAAACCCTCCAATATGGTGGAGTTGAAACAATTCTGCCAAGAAGAGTGGGACAAAATTCCTCCAGAAcaatgtgaaagactcatcaccaatGATTGCAAGCGCTTGATTTAAGTTATTAATAGCTGTTGATAGCTTACCTTCTTGTTTATAGTAGCAGTGATTGTGACAGCCCGGGGCTGGACATGACTGGAGCTGAAAGCGGTAAGTCTTTGCCCGCTGTCATGTGTGACGATTTACGGCGTGCGTTCTAATGTCATCCTCCGTGTCCTTCGTGTAGATGGCCAGGGGTCATCCCCTGATGGGAGCGACGCAGAGGAGACTGAGCGATGTCCTATCTGCTTGGGGGTGCCGGCCAGGGGAGAGCTTGCCATGCCGGACAGCTGCTGTCATGTCTTCTGCCTGGGATGCATCCTTACTTGGGCAGAGGTGACTTTGAAACATTGCATTTAGTATAATAAAAATGTGTACTGTAAAGTAAAGTAGCATGAGTGCTAGCTTttcgtcttgtttttttttgttactgtatCCTCTCATCAGTTGCAGATGGTCCCTTCTTGTCCAGTGGACAGACGGCCGTTCAGAAACGTTTACAGATGGGATGGAAGCCTGCGATGTGTGCAGGTCTGTTTGTCTAACGTTGACGCCACATTTCCTCTGACTCCTTTCTTTCGTCTTGCACGATGGGTTACAAACCTAAAATATTTTTGCGGTTACTTTGACGTCGGCATTTGTGTCCTTTTCAAGGTTCCAGTGAGTCGGCAAGTGGCTGAACCCGAAGCTGAGAGTTGCGTCTGTAGAAAGCCTTTGCATAGAGCAAGTCTCAAgtgagtgttttattttatttatttctaatcTCATTTATCTAAATGTTTCGAGGCAACATTAGAAAGTTacgatattttttcccccctcctagAAGCAAACTCAGAAAGAGGTCTAGGCAGCAAAGGTCAGAGAAGATGACCGATTCGAAAACGAAAGGACTTGTACGGAAATGTACGTTCTCACGCTTAAGTATGGATACAATTCGAGcttgattttcatccatttgtaATATGTCAATTCCTCTACCAGGCAACGATGATGACCCGTCTTCAGTAAGCCGTAAAAAGGTAGGCTttcgattttatttattttttttaatcctcccgCTTCTGTGTTTTATGCTGTTAATTTAccctactttttaaaaatgtattatattGCTTTCCCAGGTGAGAGGATTGGAGTGCTGTGCTTGGCCATCGTCTACCTTTCTTTCATTAGCAACACAGGACATGTAAGTCATGCTTCCATTATGAATGAACGCCCATAAAGTATTTCGTGGTAGTGGTCAAGCGGTACTGCAAATGCTGTACGGTACACGAGCACCCATTAGAAGAttaaatatttgacattttacgGCACCGTATCTTTGTTTTTCAGTCCAGAATATTTTGACTCCACGATGTAACGTTTTAATGAATCGTGACCTGATCATTGTCTTGCAGAACAGAGCCTGTGCTGGTGACGGAAGAAATATCGTATGAAGCAGAGCAGTGCAAACGCCAGGTACAAGAGTGCCAGTGGTTCTCTCCTGCTGCGCCCGTTTGTGCGATTGGAACCTCAAGGTAATGGAATCTTATGTACCACtctcatattctttttttttttttttatggacactaagccatggctgttttttgttttgttttttacagctGATAAAACACGTTCTCTTTTCCTGCAGGTTCCTCTCTGCGAATAGCAACCACGGTCCATTTACATTTGAACTCTGTTCATCTCCTATTACCTCCGCTTCATCATTTGGGCCTGGTCATTTTGGTATGTCTGACCAGTTGGTGTGTGTCCtcaagaaatttttttttgtattttgctttgtgttgaatatttaagaaagaaaaacagagcGGCCGGTGCCTTGAGACcagaattgcccacccctgacctAAACAAACCTAAGATAACAATACTcaaaggcatatattctttatcctctgggaATAATGACTAATATGAACTTACTTTGTCCGGATGGACGCTTATGTCTGTTATATACTCCCTATCTGAAGCCACCATTGGATTCACATTTTCACgcagtttgttttgtcacagctTTCCAAGGTGTTGTCTGCGCCATTACCTGTCCTAAAGGAGGAGACAAGCGAGGCGGAAGAGCCTCAAACTCCAAAGCGCCCACCAAAAAAGACAAAGCCCTACCGTCCAGACGATCAGGACGTAACAGTAAAGACCAGGCGGGGTCTTCCGTGTCCCACCCGTCATCACCGCCACAGTCCAGTGTGTCCGACTCAGACTCCTCCGCCAGCCAGGCCTCCAAGCCGGGCTTGGCGTCTCAGGTGGCAGGTAAACGGAAGGGCAAACGAGTAACAAACCGAAAGGCCAGCGGCAAGAGGAAAAACCTGAGAAAAAAGCCGTCGTCCGAACCTGTTGAGAACCAGTCTGCGGGCGAGGACGACGAGGGTGCCGCCTGCGGCGACACCGACAGGGGAGAGGCGGAAGACGAAGCGAAGCCCGAGATTAACAACTCAGATCAGCCTTCCGATGCAGAAGGAAGTCTTAATGCGGACCACTTGAACAGCGATTCACTCGATGGGCAACAAGCTGGCGAATCTTTAAGCAGTAATATGGAGCACGACACTAACGATGCACTCGATAAAGACTGTCACGAGCAACCTGAACCGGATGAGAACAACAGCCACTCGTCCGTTTCTTTGGACTCCCCTCCAAAAAGCCCCGAGTCGGAGTGCTCTGGCAAACTGAGCACACAAGAAGAGGAACCGACTGTCATGTCAATTTCCACCGGAGACGAGGAGAAAATAACCGCATCGCCGCCATCCGAACCGGAGAGCACTCTGGATAACCTAATGTCTCCCGATTTCGACAACGTGATTGAACAGGACTGCAAAACGGAAGTCGGCGAAGAAAGGTTCGATCGAAGCAATGACGAGGAGGCATCGCGGGATCTGCAGAGAGAATCACATGAAAGCCCCAAGCCGGCTTCTCCATGCGCTGAACCTTCCGAAGCCAACGTCGCTGAACAAGAAGCAAAAGCATTTGAGGGTTCCAAATCACCCGAAAGGGAACCGCCTTTCGTAGTTAAGAATTTGGGAGAATTCGTCAAAAATGACGATCTTTCCAAAGATGATGCTAATGTCATTCCGATGGACTGCAGTTCACCCATGAGCGAGGCCGTTAGCGCTAGCGTTTCGGAGGAAGCCAAAGAGCCCGCCGCCGCGGAGACTTCAGTCTCCGTTCCCGACGAGAGGTCCAAAGACCAAGTGGAGAGAGACCCGAGCCACGGGAGGAAGAACGGCAGACAACGACGCTCTCGCTTCCACTCCCCGACCTCCGCCTGGTCGCCCAAGAGGGACTCCAGACGAGAGTCATACGGGCGCTCCCGCTCGCAGTCCAGAGAGCGGACCGGCAGCACCCCCTCCGGCCACTCTTCCCGCCCCCGCAGCAGAGAAAGAGAGCGCGAGCGAGACAAGGACAGGGACTACTTCAGGAGGGAGCGTAGCCGtgagaggaggagaagaagatccAGGAGTCGCTCCAGATCCAAGTCGCGGTCTCCATCCAGAACGAGATCACACAGACGAGGATACAGCCCCGAGCGGCCGGCGTCCAGAGATCGGTCCCCTCGGGGGAAAGAGCGAAGGGGTGGCTGGAGGGCGGGGAACGGCCGCGATGGACGGCCCTCTCATGGCAACGCCGGTCGCTTTGAGAACGGCGTCCCTTCGGAAACGTCGCCGGAACGCCAAGGCTGGTCGGAGAATCCCGACTGGGTGACAGAAAAAACCCGCGGCGAAGCCGAGGGCAGGCCCTGGGATTTTGGGGGCGGCTCCCGCTGGGAAGATCGCGGGCCGAGGGGACGCGCCGGCTTCGAGCAAGGCCGCGGCGCCGGCCGGGGAGGCGGTAACCGCGGCTTTCACAGCCAACTGCAGGAGGACGACAACCGGAGGCAGCCACGGAGCAACTCAGGAATGGGCAACAATTCAGGGAACGATGCCTACAGTCGCTTTAATGAGAATCGCGGGGGCGGACGCAGGAAACCGGAGTCGGACCCGGGCGACTCGATGCTGGACCGCTCGGGCTGGTCATCAGCGTCCAGCTGGGCGGTGCGGCGGACACTCCCTGCTGATGTTCAGGATTATTATTCCAAGAGGGAAAGAGGGGGATCGGGAAGCTGGACTCGAACCGAAGAGGAGCAGCCTGCAGCAGGTAAAGCGAGAACAACTCCGTCCCGCAATAAGTCTGTCCAAAGTTTTGGATCACTTCATACAAGTTAGATTAAGTGCTACGTGTATGGCAAACGCACATCTTCCATTTCTCTCATTAAAGtgttttccaaaaatattttggggttgctggaacggattaatggtctttccattcatttcaatggggaacgtTTATTTTGACACACAAGGTACCTCCACACTCCAAAATGATGTCTGAATTGGAACCGCCTCTTCGCCTTGTACTTGTAGATCCGGCGAAGAGTGAACCTGCACCAACTGCACCGGGCAACGCTCCACCGGCACCCGTGCTGACCGCCatgcctccgccgccgcctccgcagCTGAATGTCCTTCATCATCACTTCCCCCTGCGCGGCCCCGTGCCGGTCAATTTGCAGCCCTCAGCGCAGTACGCCGTGACCCCGCCCATCCCCGTGCACCTCCACCCCGCCGTGCCGCTGCTGCAAGTGCCTGCCGTCGGCACCCAGGGGCTgcccccgcctcctccgccg contains:
- the scaf11 gene encoding protein SCAF11 isoform X1: MTGAESDGQGSSPDGSDAEETERCPICLGVPARGELAMPDSCCHVFCLGCILTWAELQMVPSCPVDRRPFRNVYRWDGSLRCVQVPVSRQVAEPEAESCVCRKPLHRASLKSKLRKRSRQQRSEKMTDSKTKGLVRKCNDDDPSSVSRKKVRGLECCAWPSSTFLSLATQDITEPVLVTEEISYEAEQCKRQVQECQWFSPAAPVCAIGTSRFLSANSNHGPFTFELCSSPITSASSFGPGHFAFQGVVCAITCPKGGDKRGGRASNSKAPTKKDKALPSRRSGRNSKDQAGSSVSHPSSPPQSSVSDSDSSASQASKPGLASQVAGKRKGKRVTNRKASGKRKNLRKKPSSEPVENQSAGEDDEGAACGDTDRGEAEDEAKPEINNSDQPSDAEGSLNADHLNSDSLDGQQAGESLSSNMEHDTNDALDKDCHEQPEPDENNSHSSVSLDSPPKSPESECSGKLSTQEEEPTVMSISTGDEEKITASPPSEPESTLDNLMSPDFDNVIEQDCKTEVGEERFDRSNDEEASRDLQRESHESPKPASPCAEPSEANVAEQEAKAFEGSKSPEREPPFVVKNLGEFVKNDDLSKDDANVIPMDCSSPMSEAVSASVSEEAKEPAAAETSVSVPDERSKDQVERDPSHGRKNGRQRRSRFHSPTSAWSPKRDSRRESYGRSRSQSRERTGSTPSGHSSRPRSRERERERDKDRDYFRRERSRERRRRRSRSRSRSKSRSPSRTRSHRRGYSPERPASRDRSPRGKERRGGWRAGNGRDGRPSHGNAGRFENGVPSETSPERQGWSENPDWVTEKTRGEAEGRPWDFGGGSRWEDRGPRGRAGFEQGRGAGRGGGNRGFHSQLQEDDNRRQPRSNSGMGNNSGNDAYSRFNENRGGGRRKPESDPGDSMLDRSGWSSASSWAVRRTLPADVQDYYSKRERGGSGSWTRTEEEQPAADPAKSEPAPTAPGNAPPAPVLTAMPPPPPPQLNVLHHHFPLRGPVPVNLQPSAQYAVTPPIPVHLHPAVPLLQVPAVGTQGLPPPPPPPPPMQQGGQTTAAQPDGQITQMVNTMGAYGKAGLLSTPTKVVQQAANQVLPSSTTQPAQHHKAQADSSKKEKKQQIQEKAINEVKTAIKPYYQKKEITKDEYKEIVRKAVEKVCHSKSGEVNSSKVANLVKAYVDKYKHARKK
- the scaf11 gene encoding protein SCAF11 isoform X3 yields the protein MTGAESDGQGSSPDGSDAEETERCPICLGVPARGELAMPDSCCHVFCLGCILTWAELQMVPSCPVDRRPFRNVYRWDGSLRCVQVPVSRQVAEPEAESCVCRKPLHRASLKSKLRKRSRQQRSEKMTDSKTKGLVRKCNDDDPSSVSRKKVRGLECCAWPSSTFLSLATQDITEPVLVTEEISYEAEQCKRQVQECQWFSPAAPVCAIGTSRFLSANSNHGPFTFELCSSPITSASSFGPGHFAFQGVVCAITCPKGGDKRGGRASNSKAPTKKDKALPSRRSGRNSKDQAGSSVSHPSSPPQSSVSDSDSSASQASKPGLASQVAGKRKGKRVTNRKASGKRKNLRKKPSSEPVENQSAGEDDEGAACGDTDRGEAEDEAKPEINNSDQPSDAEGSLNADHLNSDSLDGQQAGESLSSNMEHDTNDALDKDCHEQPEPDENNSHSSVSLDSPPKSPESECSGKLSTQEEEPTVMSISTGDEEKITASPPSEPESTLDNLMSPDFDNVIEQDCKTEVGEERFDRSNDEEASRDLQRESHESPKPASPCAEPSEANVAEQEAKAFEGSKSPEREPPFVVKNLGEFVKNDDLSKDDANVIPMDCSSPMSEAVSASVSEEAKEPAAAETSVSVPDERSKDQVERDPSHGRKNGRQRRSRFHSPTSAWSPKRDSRRESYGRSRSQSRERTGSTPSGHSSRPRSRERERERDKDRDYFRRERSRERRRRRSRSRSRSKSRSPSRTRSHRRGYSPERPASRDRSPRGKERRGGWRAGNGRDGRPSHGNAGRFENGVPSETSPERQGWSENPDWVTEKTRGEAEGRPWDFGGGSRWEDRGPRGRAGFEQGRGAGRGGGNRGFHSQLQEDDNRRQPRSNSGMGNNSGNDAYSRFNENRGGGRRKPESDPGDSMLDRSGWSSASSWAVRRTLPADVQDYYSKRERGGSGSWTRTEEEQPAADPAKSEPAPTAPGNAPPAPVLTAMPPPPPPQLNVLHHHFPLRGPVPVNLQPSAQYAVTPPIPVHLHPAVPLLQVPAVGTQGLPPPPPPPPPMQQGGQTTAAQPDGQITQMVNTMGAYGKAGLLSTPTKVVQQAANQVLPSSTTQPAQHHKAQADSSKKEKIQEKAINEVKTAIKPYYQKKEITKDEYKEIVRKAVEKVCHSKSGEVNSSKVANLVKAYVDKYKHARKK
- the scaf11 gene encoding protein SCAF11 isoform X2; protein product: MTGAESDGQGSSPDGSDAEETERCPICLGVPARGELAMPDSCCHVFCLGCILTWAEMVPSCPVDRRPFRNVYRWDGSLRCVQVPVSRQVAEPEAESCVCRKPLHRASLKSKLRKRSRQQRSEKMTDSKTKGLVRKCNDDDPSSVSRKKVRGLECCAWPSSTFLSLATQDITEPVLVTEEISYEAEQCKRQVQECQWFSPAAPVCAIGTSRFLSANSNHGPFTFELCSSPITSASSFGPGHFAFQGVVCAITCPKGGDKRGGRASNSKAPTKKDKALPSRRSGRNSKDQAGSSVSHPSSPPQSSVSDSDSSASQASKPGLASQVAGKRKGKRVTNRKASGKRKNLRKKPSSEPVENQSAGEDDEGAACGDTDRGEAEDEAKPEINNSDQPSDAEGSLNADHLNSDSLDGQQAGESLSSNMEHDTNDALDKDCHEQPEPDENNSHSSVSLDSPPKSPESECSGKLSTQEEEPTVMSISTGDEEKITASPPSEPESTLDNLMSPDFDNVIEQDCKTEVGEERFDRSNDEEASRDLQRESHESPKPASPCAEPSEANVAEQEAKAFEGSKSPEREPPFVVKNLGEFVKNDDLSKDDANVIPMDCSSPMSEAVSASVSEEAKEPAAAETSVSVPDERSKDQVERDPSHGRKNGRQRRSRFHSPTSAWSPKRDSRRESYGRSRSQSRERTGSTPSGHSSRPRSRERERERDKDRDYFRRERSRERRRRRSRSRSRSKSRSPSRTRSHRRGYSPERPASRDRSPRGKERRGGWRAGNGRDGRPSHGNAGRFENGVPSETSPERQGWSENPDWVTEKTRGEAEGRPWDFGGGSRWEDRGPRGRAGFEQGRGAGRGGGNRGFHSQLQEDDNRRQPRSNSGMGNNSGNDAYSRFNENRGGGRRKPESDPGDSMLDRSGWSSASSWAVRRTLPADVQDYYSKRERGGSGSWTRTEEEQPAADPAKSEPAPTAPGNAPPAPVLTAMPPPPPPQLNVLHHHFPLRGPVPVNLQPSAQYAVTPPIPVHLHPAVPLLQVPAVGTQGLPPPPPPPPPMQQGGQTTAAQPDGQITQMVNTMGAYGKAGLLSTPTKVVQQAANQVLPSSTTQPAQHHKAQADSSKKEKKQQIQEKAINEVKTAIKPYYQKKEITKDEYKEIVRKAVEKVCHSKSGEVNSSKVANLVKAYVDKYKHARKK